From the genome of Thermodesulfovibrionia bacterium, one region includes:
- a CDS encoding virulence protein RhuM/Fic/DOC family protein — protein sequence MTDITIYQTENGEVEVRLDNDTVWLRQEQMSQLFGRERSVITKHLRNVFAEGELEAGSVCAKFARTAADGKTYQVEHYNLDVIISVGYRVKSQQGTRFRQWATRLLREHLTKGYTLNRQRFEINARELEAAMQLVKKAAQSPELQADTGRGLVDIVTRYAQTFLLLQRYDEGLLTEPPAQAGGTLLTLNEARLALSGLKADLMARGDASDLFAKEREEAFEALLGNLDQTVFGEPAYPGIETKAAHLLYFVIKNHPFIDGNKRSGAFLFVDFLNRNNRLLGNNGVPVINDMGLAALALLVAESDPKHKDTMIRLVMNMLVPEIS from the coding sequence ATGACTGACATTACGATATATCAAACTGAAAATGGTGAGGTGGAAGTCCGGCTGGACAACGACACGGTCTGGCTGCGGCAGGAGCAGATGAGCCAGCTTTTCGGGCGGGAGCGCTCGGTCATCACCAAGCACCTGCGCAATGTCTTTGCCGAGGGGGAACTTGAGGCTGGTTCAGTATGTGCAAAATTTGCACGTACTGCCGCAGACGGGAAAACCTATCAGGTCGAGCACTACAACCTCGACGTCATCATCTCGGTCGGCTACCGGGTGAAATCCCAGCAGGGCACCCGTTTCCGCCAGTGGGCCACCCGCCTCCTGCGCGAACATCTTACCAAGGGTTACACTCTAAACCGCCAACGCTTTGAAATAAACGCCCGCGAGCTGGAAGCTGCTATGCAATTAGTGAAGAAGGCTGCACAAAGCCCGGAATTGCAGGCAGATACCGGACGAGGGCTGGTCGATATTGTCACACGTTACGCGCAGACCTTCTTGCTGCTGCAACGCTATGACGAAGGTTTGCTAACCGAACCGCCTGCACAGGCTGGGGGGACACTGCTAACGCTGAACGAGGCACGCTTGGCTCTGTCGGGTCTGAAGGCCGACCTGATGGCAAGGGGCGATGCCTCTGATCTCTTCGCCAAAGAGCGGGAAGAGGCATTTGAGGCTCTGCTCGGTAATTTGGATCAGACCGTATTCGGCGAACCGGCGTATCCCGGCATCGAAACCAAAGCAGCGCATCTGCTCTATTTTGTCATTAAAAATCATCCCTTCATAGATGGCAACAAGCGCAGTGGAGCTTTTCTGTTTGTCGATTTTCTCAATCGCAATAACCGGCTGCTTGGCAACAACGGCGTGCCGGTCATTAACGATATGGGACTGGCAGCTCTGGCATTGCTGGTTGCAGAATCTGATCCCAAGCATAAGGATACAATGATCCGACTGGTGATGAATATGCTGGTTCCAGAGATCTCTTGA
- a CDS encoding Fic family protein, translated as MAKVLHVFNTISRLRERYYAASAGKQSLIKLLSEAEVAEQVYNSNAIENSTLTLEETEKILLQINLDRYITEREIFEAKNLARVVSYIDTKAKEQELTLEIMLSLHKMLIANIRDDIAGRFRNDGEWVRVASHIAPDPKEVVERLEKMLARYNADSHENIIKRIALLHLTFEHTHPFVDGNGRIGRVLNNYLLIREGFVPVNIKFIDRKMYYEAFKEFDDKGTAKIMEEIVGKALTNSYHKRLAYLEGARIMTLVEYAKKYKASHSNLINKANRQTIEAFLEKGVWKIGVKHKQK; from the coding sequence ATGGCAAAAGTATTACATGTATTTAATACAATCAGCCGTCTCAGGGAGCGGTATTATGCTGCGTCTGCCGGGAAACAATCGCTTATAAAATTATTGAGCGAAGCAGAGGTCGCCGAGCAGGTGTATAACTCTAATGCCATCGAGAATAGCACTCTTACTCTTGAAGAAACAGAGAAGATCCTTTTACAAATAAACCTGGACAGATACATAACCGAGAGAGAGATCTTTGAAGCCAAAAATCTTGCGCGTGTAGTTTCATATATCGATACAAAAGCTAAAGAACAAGAGCTGACTCTTGAGATTATGCTGTCGCTTCACAAAATGCTTATAGCTAATATCCGGGATGATATCGCCGGAAGGTTTCGCAATGACGGCGAGTGGGTTCGGGTTGCCAGCCACATTGCGCCGGACCCAAAAGAAGTAGTAGAAAGACTGGAAAAAATGCTTGCGAGGTATAATGCTGACAGCCATGAAAATATTATAAAACGCATCGCGCTGCTGCATCTTACTTTTGAACACACACACCCGTTTGTTGATGGCAACGGTCGTATCGGAAGAGTGCTGAATAATTATCTGCTTATACGGGAAGGTTTTGTGCCGGTGAATATTAAGTTCATTGACAGGAAAATGTATTACGAGGCGTTTAAGGAATTTGACGATAAAGGCACGGCAAAGATCATGGAGGAAATAGTCGGCAAAGCGCTTACGAATAGTTATCACAAGAGGCTTGCGTATCTGGAAGGCGCGCGGATCATGACGCTTGTTGAATATGCAAAAAAGTATAAAGCATCACACTCTAATTTGATAAATAAGGCAAACCGCCAAACTATAGAAGCCTTTCTTGAAAAAGGCGTTTGGAAGATTGGTGTAAAGCATAAGCAAAAATAA